In the Pithys albifrons albifrons isolate INPA30051 chromosome 3, PitAlb_v1, whole genome shotgun sequence genome, one interval contains:
- the AMN1 gene encoding protein AMN1 homolog isoform X1, with protein sequence MSRLSGGWDGAGEEVRLLLDLCLQCLTKNLSRCAADIKPLPPNIKDKLITLMSRQGQITDSNISEVLHPAVESLDLRDCDISDSALLQLYNCKQLKKINLNSCRENRFGITSEGVIALALSCPYLREASFKRCCDITDSGVLALALNCQFLQIVNLGGCSGIMDASLQALGEHCKFLHSVDFSSTQVTDDGVVALVSGTCSKNLKEIHMERCVNLTDTAVEAVLTCCPKIHIFLFHGCPLITDRSRDVLEELVISNKIKHQHKPFLQRGVDFATSATTI encoded by the exons ATGAGCCGCCTCAGCGGCGGCTGGGATGGCGCCGGCGAGGAAGTCCGTCTCCTCCTGGACCT GTGCCTTCAGTGTTTGACAAAGAACCTTTCCAGATGTGCTGCAGATATTAAGCCATTGCCACCCAACATAAAGGATAAACTGATTACATTAATGAGTAGGCAAGGGCAAATAACTGATTCAAATATCAGTGAG GTGTTGCACCCTGCTGTGGAGTCTCTGGACCTCCGAGACTGTGATATTTCAGATAGTGCATTATTGCAGCTTTACAACTGcaagcagctgaaaaaaatcaacttgAACTCTTGCAGGGAAAACAGATTTGGAATCACTTCAGAAG GTGTCATAGCCTTGGCCTTATCCTGTCCTTACTTGCGTGAAGCATCATTTAAAAGGTGCTGTGATATAACTGACAGTGGAGTTCTTGCTCTTGCTCTCAACTGCCAATTCCTACAAATAGTGAACTTGGGAGGCTGTTCAGGCATCATGGATGCATCTCTGCAGGCACTGGGGGAACACTGCAAGTTTCTTCACAGTGTGGATTTCTCATCTACTCAG GTAACAGATGATGGCGTTGTAGCACTAGTGAGTGGAACATGTTCCAAGAATTTAAAG GAGATCCACATGGAACGTTGTGTGAACCTGACTGACACTGCTGTGGAGGCAGTTCTGACTTGCTGTCCGAAGATACACATTTTTCTGTTCCATGGATGCCCATTGATAACAG ATCGTTCCCGAGATGTTTTAGAGGAGCTTGTCATATCAAACAAAATCAA GCACCAGCACAAACCATTCCTGCAGCGAGGAGTTGATTTTGCTACATCAGCCACTACCATCTGA
- the AMN1 gene encoding protein AMN1 homolog isoform X2 produces the protein MSRLSGGWDGAGEEVRLLLDLCLQCLTKNLSRCAADIKPLPPNIKDKLITLMSRQGQITDSNISEVLHPAVESLDLRDCDISDSALLQLYNCKQLKKINLNSCRENRFGITSEGVIALALSCPYLREASFKRCCDITDSGVLALALNCQFLQIVNLGGCSGIMDASLQALGEHCKFLHSVDFSSTQVTDDGVVALVSGTCSKNLKEIHMERCVNLTDTAVEAVLTCCPKIHIFLFHGCPLITDRSRDVLEELVISNKIKQVTWTVY, from the exons ATGAGCCGCCTCAGCGGCGGCTGGGATGGCGCCGGCGAGGAAGTCCGTCTCCTCCTGGACCT GTGCCTTCAGTGTTTGACAAAGAACCTTTCCAGATGTGCTGCAGATATTAAGCCATTGCCACCCAACATAAAGGATAAACTGATTACATTAATGAGTAGGCAAGGGCAAATAACTGATTCAAATATCAGTGAG GTGTTGCACCCTGCTGTGGAGTCTCTGGACCTCCGAGACTGTGATATTTCAGATAGTGCATTATTGCAGCTTTACAACTGcaagcagctgaaaaaaatcaacttgAACTCTTGCAGGGAAAACAGATTTGGAATCACTTCAGAAG GTGTCATAGCCTTGGCCTTATCCTGTCCTTACTTGCGTGAAGCATCATTTAAAAGGTGCTGTGATATAACTGACAGTGGAGTTCTTGCTCTTGCTCTCAACTGCCAATTCCTACAAATAGTGAACTTGGGAGGCTGTTCAGGCATCATGGATGCATCTCTGCAGGCACTGGGGGAACACTGCAAGTTTCTTCACAGTGTGGATTTCTCATCTACTCAG GTAACAGATGATGGCGTTGTAGCACTAGTGAGTGGAACATGTTCCAAGAATTTAAAG GAGATCCACATGGAACGTTGTGTGAACCTGACTGACACTGCTGTGGAGGCAGTTCTGACTTGCTGTCCGAAGATACACATTTTTCTGTTCCATGGATGCCCATTGATAACAG ATCGTTCCCGAGATGTTTTAGAGGAGCTTGTCATATCAAACAAAATCAAGCAAGTCACATGGACTGTTTACTGA
- the ETFBKMT gene encoding electron transfer flavoprotein beta subunit lysine methyltransferase, producing MSLFQAFCLIILLQISCALSSPGEGLSPQGSMAFGGWKQLLLLDRQNTFAKAWRSRRGGWTRCCHWSAGKSLDPEVKAFLEENTEVTNSGHLTPEIRLRLLTPRCRFWREKPDLWPYGDPFWAIYWPGGQALSRYILDNPRVVKGRSVLDLGSGCGATAIAAVMSGASQVLANDIDPIAGMAMILNCELNHLNPFPITIKNIINSEAGNWDLIVLGDMFYDEQLADGLHHWLRKCIRIQQTEVLIGDPGRHQFLSHSIHSQLHKVIEYSLPEYTRQENYGLTSSIVWSYQPSNSSEDC from the exons aTGAGTTTGTTTCAAGCTTTCTGCCTCATCATCCTGCTTCAAATAagctgtgctctgagctctCCTGGCGAGGGTTTGTCTCCTCAGGGAAGCATGGCCTTTGGTGGCTGGAAGCAGCTCCTCCTCTTGGACAGGCAGAACACCTTTGCCAAAgcttggaggagcaggaggggaggtTGGACGCGCTGCTGCCATTGGAGTGCTGGCAAGTCTCTGGACCCTGAGGTGAAAGCATTCTTGGAGGAGAACACGGAGGTCACCAACAGTGGGCACCTCACACCAGAGATACGGCTGCGTCTCCTCACCCCTCGCTGCAGGTTCTGGAGAGAAAAACCTGACCTGTGGCCTTATGGGGACCCGTTCTGGGCAATTTACTGGCCAGGAGGCCAAGCCCTCTCCAG gtaCATTTTAGATAATCCACGTGTTGTTAAAGGGCGATCGGTTTTGGATCTTGGGAGTGGGTGTGGAGCAACAGCAATAGCTGCAGTGATGAGCGGTGCATCGCAAGTCCTGGCTAATGACATTGACCCTA TTGCAGGAATGGCAATGATCCTGAACTGTGAACTGAACCACCTGAATCCCTTTCCCATCACCATTAAGAACATCATTAATTCAGAGGCTGGCAACTGGGACCTCATTGTTCTAGGAGACATGTTTTATGATGAACAACTTGCTGATGGTCTGCATCACTGGCTGAGGAAGTGCATCAGGATACAGCAAACTGAGGTGCTGATTGGTGACCCTGGCAGGCATCAGTTTTTAAGCCACAGCATTCACAGTCAGTTGCACAAAGTTATAGAATATTCACTTCCTGAGTATACTAGACAAGAGAACTATGGATTAACATCAAGTATTGTCTGGAGTTACCAGCCCTCCAATAGCTCAGAAGACTGTTGA